One Euphorbia lathyris chromosome 1, ddEupLath1.1, whole genome shotgun sequence DNA segment encodes these proteins:
- the LOC136210794 gene encoding 5-amino-6-(5-phospho-D-ribitylamino)uracil phosphatase, chloroplastic: MADSIAAATSLVGYGSLCRGISAYRRNSSTNCRVFGSEFTGKRVLCSSPKLVRLKFDRLVNTSINALAMELTKEASSYKEKERIPRSWSYEADPSVDRKTGLWPPENRADNPSLHNPLLRQERMGCGWLGAIFEWDGVIIDDNPDFEKQAWLALSEEEGKSPPPAFILKRIEGMKNEQAISEVLCWSRDPAEMRRMANRKEDIYQALQGGIYRLRSGSKEFVNVLMNYKIPMALTSTRPRKTLESAMRSIGIEGYFTAIIAAEDVHRGKPDPEMFIYAAQLLQFIPERCIVFGNSNQTVEAAHDVRMKCVAVASKHPVYELSAADMVVRHLDELTIVDLKNLADIESPEFGSLEPEMELEEDEKDDRPTATGVDDIFW, encoded by the coding sequence ATGGCGGATTCAATTGCTGCAGCAACATCTCTTGTTGGGTATGGATCCCTTTGTAGGGGAATTTCTGCCTACAGGAGGAATTCTTCGACTAATTGCCGGGTTTTCGGGTCAGAATTTACGGGGAAGAGGGTACTCTGTTCATCTCCTAAATTGGTGAGATTGAAATTTGATAGGTTAGTGAATACATCAATCAATGCCCTTGCAATGGAATTAACAAAAGAGGCGTCTTCatataaagagaaagaaagaatacCAAGGAGTTGGAGCTATGAGGCTGATCCTAGTGTTGATCGGAAAACGGGTCTCTGGCCACCAGAGAATAGAGCAGATAATCCTTCATTGCATAATCCCCTGCTCCGGCAAGAAAGGATGGGCTGTGGCTGGTTAGGTGCCATATTCGAGTGGGACGGTGTCATAATCGATGATAATCCTGATTTTGAGAAGCAAGCTTGGCTTGCTCTTtctgaagaagaaggaaaatcgCCGCCTCCAGCATTCATTTTGAAACGGATAGAAGGGATGAAGAACGAGCAAGCAATTTCCGAAGTCTTGTGCTGGTCAAGAGACCCTGCAGAAATGAGGAGGATGGCAAATAGGAAGGAAGACATTTATCAAGCTTTGCAAGGTGGGATATACAGATTGAGATCCGGATCTAAAGAGTTTGTTAATGTTTTGATGAACTATAAGATTCCAATGGCATTGACATCTACACGTCCACGAAAAACTCTCGAGTCTGCAATGAGAAGCATCGGGATTGAAGGGTATTTCACCGCTATCATTGCTGCAGAAGATGTTCATAGGGGGAAGCCTGATCCGGAGATGTTTATTTACGCAGCACAGCTTCTACAGTTCATTCCAGAGCGTTGTATTGTATTCGGGAATTCTAATCAGACAGTCGAAGCTGCCCACGATGTTCGAATGAAGTGTGTGGCAGTTGCTAGCAAGCATCCGGTGTATGAGCTAAGTGCTGCAGACATGGTGGTGAGACACCTAGATGAGCTCACAATTGTTGATCTGAAAAACCTTGCTGATATTGAATCACCAGAATTCGGTTCTCTTGAGCCAGAGATGGAGCTGGAGGAAGACGAAAAAGATGATCGGCCAACCGCAACGGGTGTTGATGATATTTTCTGGTAA